CGCGCACCTTGGTAGTCGCCAAAGAAGAAGAACTTATCCTTCCAAATCGGACCACCAATCGATCCCCCAAACAAATTCTTCAGACCTGGAGCAATGGCGCTGCCGGCGTTGCCGCCCTCGGCAGGGAACTGTGTATAGGGATCCTTCGCAAGGTTTGCAGTGCTGGTGCGATAGTCAAAAGCAGAACCATGGAATTTATTTGAACCGGACTTCGTCTGCGCAGTCACCACCGACGAGACAGCCTTACCAAACTCTGCATCGAAGTTCTGCGTCGTTATTTTGGTCTCGGAAAGTGAATCAAGATTCGGATTCACCACGATGATTCCAAGAATTGGATCCTGGTTATCGGTACCATCGAGCATGAAAGCAACGCCACCGAAGGCCTGTCCATCGACTTGAATCTGGGCGCTCCCCTGTGGGTTTTCATCTGGAGCATGGCTCCAGCCAAGCAACTGCGCACCCGGAAGAAGAAGCTGAAGGTTTGTAAAGTTCCGGCCACCAACCGGCAGATCGCCAATTTCTTTCGAGCCGAAGATTGTAGAAACATCCGCGCGGTCAGTCTTCAACTGCGGAACCTGGTCTGCATCGACTTCCACAGTCTGATCCGAACCTCCGACCGTCATGGCCGCTACTACCTTGGTCGACGTATCGGCAAAGAGCTGAATACCCTTCTGTTCAAATCCCTTGAAACCCTGCGCGGTCACGTTCACGTCGTAGAGGTCTGGGATCAAGTGTTCAATAGTGAATTCGCCACTCCCGTTGGAGGTCGCCGTGACAGTTGTCCCCTTGGCCTCGTCGGTCACCGTCACAGTCGCCCCTGGGACCGCTGCGCCCGTGGTATCCGTCACCGAGCCGAAGATCGATCCGTAAACTGCCTGGCCATATGCCACCGGCGAAGACGCCAGAGCACACACGGCAAATATCAACCCCACTGTTGCGCGCGTCATAAATCTCATTGCAAACCTCCAAAAGTGCTTCACGTTGCTAACTGTTGGCAATCATCTATGAGTGCTGCCGAACATCACTTCAGAATTCAAACGGCATCAATCTTGCACGACGTAGTCAGGGCAAATGTCGCCCTTTCAAACCCGAAGTTCCTGACCTTTTGAATCGAACCGAAAAATACTCGCGGCCTCGAGACAATGTCAACGACCTAGAGCTGTTAATAATTTGCAAGTTGTTGACAGGACAAATCTTTATGAAAAGTACGAAGAAGATTTAAGAAATTGGTCCTACCTTTAGCTGGGCAATCTTACTGCAGTTTTGTTTTATAAGACCGCTAAATTGCTGATAGATATACGTTAAGCGTAATTTTTCACAAACCCAGCAACGTCGCAGGTGCAGCAAAATATCAATCAAAAGGTTGACCACATTCCAAGTAACGAATTGAGTTCCAAACTCGTCGGAAGACAAGTTTGTCTATACATTAGCGACAGACCTCAAACCAATCTCTCGGGGTTGACGACATGAAGAAGAAGCCGGTCCACCGAATCGACACCTCGCCGTCGCCAGCCGTCGAATCGCAACCCAAATCCCGCAGCAGAAAAGATTCCTCCACCACGCCAAAGTATCGCCAGGTCTTCGAGGATCTTCACTCCGCCATCAAAGCCGGAATCCTTCGCCGTGGAGACCGTCTTCCCAGCGAAGCCGAACTCGGTGAGCGCTACAACACCTCACGCATCACGGTAGCTAAAGCTGTTCATGAACTGCAGCTGCAGGGCCTCGTATCGCGACGGCCAGGCGCAGGCACCCACGTTCTTGCACCTCTTGCCTCGGCCGATCACGTCTTCGGGCTTCTCATTCCCGATCTCGGCCGAACCGAAATCTTCGAGCCCATCTGCAACGGCATGATGCGGTCACCTCTCTCCCGGCCGCACTCCCTCTTGTGGGGGCACTCCATGGGCGAGTTCGCCCAGCAGCAGAAGGAGGCCGAGCAGCTCTGCCATAAGTACATCGCGCAAAGAGTCTCAGGCGTCTTCTTTGCGCCGCTCGAGTTCACTCCAGAAAAAGACATCGTCAACCGCCGCATCGCCTCTGCCTTCGATCGTGCAGGAATTCCGGTCGTGCTGCTCGACAGGTGCTACGCTCCCTATCCCCGCCGCTCAAAGTATGACCTCGTGGGCATCGACAACCGCAGCGCCGGCTTTCTGATTACCCAGCATCTGCTTCAGCACGGAGCCAAACGCATCGCCTTCGTCGCCAGGCGCCTCTCGGCCTCGACGGTTCACGGACGAATCGCCGGCTATCGAGAGGCTCTGCTCGCGCGAGGAGGCAACCAGCAACACGATCTCGTTCGCCTTGGCGATCCGGAAGATCCTAAATTTCTTCAGACGATACTCAAAGACTGCCATCCGGACGCCATCGTCTGCGCCAACGACATTACAGCCGCTCGCATCATGCAAGGCCTTACAGCTCGTGGAATACGCGTCCCGGAGGAGATCCGCATCGTCGGAATCGATGACGTGAAATACGCGAGCCTTTTGCCCGTGCCACTCACTACGCAGCATCAGAACTGTGCCGACATCGGCGCCATGGCCATTGCCACCATGCTACAGCGACTCGAAAAACCCGACCTCCCCACCCGCGACATCCTCTTGCAGACGAAAACAGTCTTGCGCAGCTCTTGCGGAACTCATCCCTCGCCCACCCACAAACTCACCTAATCAAAATGCCATATCCTTAGGTCGCAGCTTGCATCCCGAATGCTATAGTGTTGCGAACTCCCCGGAGGCCTGTTTTGACTATTAAGTTACGCCGTTCCAACACATCTACTTCAAACTGGCTGCGTGTGCTCGCAATCCTTGCCGCCAGCGCGCTCTGGACCTACGGCAGCCACGCGCTCAGTCAGACACCGCAGCCCTCATCCGTCGCCGCCGCGACACATAATGACGGTCCCTGGTGGAAGCACGCCGTCTTCTATGAGATCTATCCCCGCAGCTTTCAGGACTCCACCGGCGACGGCATCGGCGATCTCAACGGCATCACTCAGCGCCTCGACTACCTCAAAAGCCTCGGCATCGACGCCATCTGGATCGCGCCCATGTATCCTTCGCCCCAGGTCGACTTCGGCTATGACATCTCTGACTACCAGTCCGTAGACCCGCAGTACGGCACCGTCGCCGATATGGACCACCTCATCGCCGAGGGCAAACAGCGAAACATTCGCGTCATCCTCGACATGGTCCTCAACCACACCTCAGACAAACACCAGTGGTTCATCGACTCCGCGAGTTCTCGCTCCAACCCCAAGCATGACTGGTACGTCTGGAACGACGGCGTTCCCGCCAACGGCCCCAACGTCACTGCCTATCAAAAGCGCTTCGAGCACGAAGGCCGCGTCCCGCCCAACAACTGGGTCTCCGGCTTCGGCGGCTCGGCATGGGAGTGGGTCCCGGCCGTCCATCAGTTCTACTACCACAAGTTCTACAAGCAGCAGCCCGACCTCAACTGGCGCAATCCCGCCGTCGAGAAGGCCTGCTTCGACGCCATGCGCTTCTGGCTCGACCGCGGCGTAGCCGGCTTCCGCCTCGACGCCATCCCAACTCTCTTCGAAGACCCCAAACTCCGCAACGAACCCGAGGCTGGAGGCATCAACGCCCAGGGCGATCCCAACCTCAAAGACATCTACACCAGCAATCTCCCTGACGTTCACGATGTCATGCGCCGCATGCGCACCATGGTAGAAAAATATCCCGGCAACCGCGTCCTCATCGGCGAAACCTATCTTCCCGATACCGCCGCGCTCAACGAGTGGTACGGTGGCGCAAAGCACGATGAGCTGCAACTCCCCATGGACATGCTCCTCGGCTTCCACGGCGACCACGACAAGCTCGATGCCGCAAGCTTTCGCACCTTCCTTAACGATGCCGAGACCAAGCTCAATGGCTCGCAACCCCTCTTCGTCTTTGACAACCATGACAACGTCCGCTCCTGGGATCGCTACAGCGACGGTGAGCACAATCAGGCCATCGCTAGAATCCTCGCAGCCGTCCTCCTCACCTCCCGCTCCGCCGCGCTCATGTACTACGGCGAAGAGCTCGGCATGGTCACCTCGACACCCAAGCGCAAAGAAGATGTGAAGGATCCCATCGGCGTCACAGGTTGGCCAAAGGAAAAAGGCCGCGACGGCGAGCGCACACCCATGCAATGGGACGACTCCAAGAACGCCGGGTTCAGCGAATCATCAACCACATGGCTTCCCGTCCCATCCAACTCCGCAACCATCAACGTGAAGGCGGAAGAGATCGAACCCGACTCGCTCCTCAACTGGTACAAGCAGCTCATCGCAATGCGCAAAAGCGATCCCACACTTC
The nucleotide sequence above comes from Tunturibacter empetritectus. Encoded proteins:
- a CDS encoding GntR family transcriptional regulator, with the translated sequence MKKKPVHRIDTSPSPAVESQPKSRSRKDSSTTPKYRQVFEDLHSAIKAGILRRGDRLPSEAELGERYNTSRITVAKAVHELQLQGLVSRRPGAGTHVLAPLASADHVFGLLIPDLGRTEIFEPICNGMMRSPLSRPHSLLWGHSMGEFAQQQKEAEQLCHKYIAQRVSGVFFAPLEFTPEKDIVNRRIASAFDRAGIPVVLLDRCYAPYPRRSKYDLVGIDNRSAGFLITQHLLQHGAKRIAFVARRLSASTVHGRIAGYREALLARGGNQQHDLVRLGDPEDPKFLQTILKDCHPDAIVCANDITAARIMQGLTARGIRVPEEIRIVGIDDVKYASLLPVPLTTQHQNCADIGAMAIATMLQRLEKPDLPTRDILLQTKTVLRSSCGTHPSPTHKLT
- a CDS encoding glycoside hydrolase family 13 protein — translated: MTIKLRRSNTSTSNWLRVLAILAASALWTYGSHALSQTPQPSSVAAATHNDGPWWKHAVFYEIYPRSFQDSTGDGIGDLNGITQRLDYLKSLGIDAIWIAPMYPSPQVDFGYDISDYQSVDPQYGTVADMDHLIAEGKQRNIRVILDMVLNHTSDKHQWFIDSASSRSNPKHDWYVWNDGVPANGPNVTAYQKRFEHEGRVPPNNWVSGFGGSAWEWVPAVHQFYYHKFYKQQPDLNWRNPAVEKACFDAMRFWLDRGVAGFRLDAIPTLFEDPKLRNEPEAGGINAQGDPNLKDIYTSNLPDVHDVMRRMRTMVEKYPGNRVLIGETYLPDTAALNEWYGGAKHDELQLPMDMLLGFHGDHDKLDAASFRTFLNDAETKLNGSQPLFVFDNHDNVRSWDRYSDGEHNQAIARILAAVLLTSRSAALMYYGEELGMVTSTPKRKEDVKDPIGVTGWPKEKGRDGERTPMQWDDSKNAGFSESSTTWLPVPSNSATINVKAEEIEPDSLLNWYKQLIAMRKSDPTLRDGKQVILDESNPSVLSYLREGVAGHPSVVVALNFTAQPQTISLDLGKASGSGKAVTTVLTNAPGLKQNTSLQNITLPPYASWIGQIGQIGSSK